CTGACTCTAAacgaaaaacttttacaacctAGTTTCCTTGAAAATTGCTTTAAGCCTCCACCTGAGTCGAGTGACCGAATGACAGAATGATGTTTAAAACACTACAATTTTTAAAGCATTGCTTTATGTTAGATGATATTTTTTCGTATACCTAATGCTAGATGTTAGTTTTGCCAATATGTCTTTAACAACTTTATAGAAGGTGCACATTCTCCATCCTAACTATAATTTGGGTTGGCTGCAGAATTCGTACCACCCATTTCTTTGTCACCATTGGCTTTTCGTTGTAGTGAGCCAGTGAGCTCTCTTATGTCCTTTTCTACCCTCCTTCCAAGagattttcttcctcttagCTGATtctctgtcaatttttttttgaacgagATTCTCTGTCAACTTTTACATAATTTTGCTAGCTTCAGCTCCCCCCCCAATATGTGTGTGCATGCGTGCACTCACCAATTTTAATCAGATCCAAATTCACCCCCGCACATTGAGATGATTTTACCTCTATGCTGTGATGGGATCACCTTATCCCACCATAGTGTCTTTGCACCGCACCAAATAAAACCTTTCGGTACCATGCAATGGAGCAGGCAATATAGGCACTTCTATGGTGGCCATACCTATTATCTGCAACTTTTTCTTGATAGTTTCACTGTTTTGTGCAATCCCTATGCACTGTTCAGTAGTTGATGTCATGACAAGGATGCAAAGTATTTGATGTCTTGCCAGTACCTGATTAAAGTAATCCATTGTTCCTACTTTCATGTTGGCTTGTCTGCCTACTATGTCATGGAAATTCGTACCATTGTTTAATGTGATTTGACAACATAATTTTCGTTTCAGCAATGACTATATGAGTATTACTTGAGGACATGCATCCTTTGATCTCTCTTATTATCCTTTTAtcttattatgttttttttttttcctttttaatatgCACATGAAACTATTAGGGCATGTGACACCATATTGATCTAGGAACACATAACAAGTTTGTAATGATACCACCTGATTGTATTAAACATTTTGATTGTCGCTTGATTATGTCATGTTTATCAATCATTATCTCTCTCAACATGCCTAAAAGTTGAGACTGagtatttcttttactttttataatgCAAGTGCTTGTGTAATTATTATCAATTGTGTGCTTTGGATGGACAGGGATTTCGATATGTTGCATCTGGTCCGATGGTCAGATCTTCATACAAAGCAGGGGAATTCTACATCAAATCCATGATTGAATCCGATCGGTCTGCTTCTTCACAGCTTTCTGTTTCTTGATAAGTGTTCCCcactttaaatataatttcataaatCCATCGCTTCCTGTGTATGGTATTGAGTGATATGATTACTTAAGCTCAATCAGCTTTAGTACTCTTCTAAAGCAAAATGATTAGGATTAAATTAGAATAGTAGGCTGGGTGCCAAATTCTTTGTGGTATAAAGCTTTGGGATTGTGTGGACACCTGTCTCATTGTAATCCTAACCTGGTCTCGTTGTACATCCATTCGttgtaattaataaattttgttcTGCTGCTGCTTTCTTTGatgatttcattttttgtagTTGCTGTGTATCTAGTTAGTACTAGCACCAAGCACCAACTATTCATCTGCTGAGAAATTCTACTCGAATTCTCTTTTACACTCTTTAGTACTTACTCCCTTGGCAGGTGTAGAGAGAGTAAGCAGACAAGAATTAGGGAGTAATGACTTGGGAATGTAAAAGAGGGAGTTCATGTAATGTAACATTTCTTATGTAGAAAAGATGGGAAAGGGGGAATTATTCTTTTCTGCATAGCAAGGTAATAGTATTTAAATTGCTACTCTCAACGTAAATTATTTACACCTTGCATTTGGGTCTACTTGATAATGGTGGCCTGCCAAAAGCGGATAGCTCTACTGGCAAAATGTACTTGAAGCTGCATCTAACTTTTCTGTTGAGGTGATGACTGTTAAGGGTCTTGCCAGACTGGTTGGGGTTCTTCCCTCAACCACCTATGATCATTTTGCTCTTGAAATCAGGTGGTCCAAGTCTAGGTTCCAGCATTCCAGACGTGTGGGGACGATGATGGTCCATGAATCTCCAGGATTTCCCTGCTTTTGCAGGGGGTTTGGTTGAATGTCTGAGTTCCATTTTTAATGTTGAGTGGTTTGATGGGTCCCCTTCCACCTCTTTTCATGAGTTGTTTGGCTGAAACTTTCAGGTTGCtcaaaaaaagttaaaaaaaagaaagaaaaaaaagcatgcACAAAGTCTAGTTTTACTGGCCCCcacacaatggcatatttccAATGCTTTGCTTCTTAGGCTTCGCGTGCCTGCCATTTTGGTGTTAGCCCAATCCTAGCACCGGGATGAGCACAAAGTTCCCAACTTTTACTTTTGTAAAACCGTAAATGTTGAGTGAATTGTACGAATCCCATCAGCTTTGCTATAATTGAAAATCTTTTGGTAATACCGGAATAGTAAAATGCTGAAACTGTTGTCAGTGTAACACCTGAAGTACCATTTTACAAAGCAcaacatatttaatttaataaactcGATTAGATTTTTTTCCCCAACCCATTGGAAAGATAAACTTTGTATCCAAACAGTAAATATAGAAGGTTTGGCCTACTTTATTTAGATCACATCAACACCAAAGGTACAATTGCTATAAAATTTGAGGCAACAATTAAAGTTTATTTGgaaccaaaacataaaaaataaaaaagaaaaaaagtagccAATCCACTATATAACTCATACTAGCCGCGGCTCATTACTTGACCCCAATCCGCTCCGAACCCCCCCttctcctccctctctctgtctctctctcatcaaTCCATTTAATTCTCTCACGTCGCCCATCCATCCAATCCAAACCAAAGTACAGTTTTGTTACCGTTGggaattcaaaattttgcacCACTGTTAGCAACTTATATATGTAATTTCCAAGCACGCTTTCCAAAGTCCAAACCTTTCATCCACGAACAAATGGGATGCTGTGTGAGCACCACCAAGAGCCACCCGGATCTCAGGACGGGGTCGACCCACCAGCAATTTCCGACCAGGTCTCCGGTTGAGAAACCCGAACCGACCCATGCCAGAGACCACAGAGCGCCACCACCGGTAGAAGAAGAATACGTGAAAGAGGTACTCTCTGAAACGCCCATTGTTCCCAAGCCGCAAAACCCAATTCCAGCAGAAGAAAAGAAGACCCAAGTGCCCCTCGTCGAAACGAAGGGTCTGAACCTTATTCACAAAACAGAAAAGGAGCTCTCCGAAGCTTCTCAGATAACGGAGAACTTCTCGTATTCAACAGCAACAACGACAACCACTACCATTACAGAGATGAAAGAAGAAGACGACGAAGCAATGAGTAAGGGAAGCAGAGAAGTGGGTCACAGTAGGCTTAACAGAGCTGAGGCAAGAGGACCCAGAAAGCGTCCGTACACCGGCGAGCTCTCCGGCCGGAGAAATATTCCAGCAAGGGGACCGAGTGAGGTTAGGACCCGGAGGCTTAACACGGGCACCGCCGGAGCCCGGAGAGATTCCGGCGAGGGGTCCGTCCGTCGGTCGAGATCACCGGCTACCAGGAAAGCAGGGGGAGTGGGGAGGAGTCCCGGAAAGGTGACGGGAGCAGCAGGAGGAAGCCGGTCAGTGGATGATTCGGGGGTGGTGCAGAGCAAGCAGCGAGCTGGGGTGGAAGAGGAGAAGTCAAACGACGACGTTTTGCAGCAGGGAAATGAGTCCATTGAAAACCCACTTGTTTCATTAGAGTGCTTCATCTTTCTGTAACTGGTTTGGTTTTGGAATTTGGGATTTTGCTTTTCATGCTTCACAAAACTTTTTGTGTTATGATTTTGGTCTCATCCTGCTCCTAAAATTGCCTCTGTAAATTATGATGTAAATTGTTTTTGAGAGGTCAAAAAATGGGaactatttttatctttatcttttttttttgaacgaaaTCTTGAGATTGTAAATGGTCATGGGGATATGCAATTGTTGAGATGGTCCTAGAAATCGGgtttcttcttttacttttttttttttttgttgggatgGGGAGGTAGAGAGTCTAGAgacttctttccattttcttggttttggtgAGAATTTGTCTGCATCAACAAGGCTCTCTTGTCTTGTTGATGGGACTAAGACTTGGAAAAATGGGTGCAAACTGCAAAATAGAGGGGCTGTTTGGCATGAGCAGTGCTTGGGAGCAGCATTTTTCCCGGAACCAAAATTACCAATGTGCCATGCAACGGC
This window of the Corylus avellana chromosome ca5, CavTom2PMs-1.0 genome carries:
- the LOC132181723 gene encoding uncharacterized protein LOC132181723 gives rise to the protein MGCCVSTTKSHPDLRTGSTHQQFPTRSPVEKPEPTHARDHRAPPPVEEEYVKEVLSETPIVPKPQNPIPAEEKKTQVPLVETKGLNLIHKTEKELSEASQITENFSYSTATTTTTTITEMKEEDDEAMSKGSREVGHSRLNRAEARGPRKRPYTGELSGRRNIPARGPSEVRTRRLNTGTAGARRDSGEGSVRRSRSPATRKAGGVGRSPGKVTGAAGGSRSVDDSGVVQSKQRAGVEEEKSNDDVLQQGNESIENPLVSLECFIFL